In Humulus lupulus chromosome 6, drHumLupu1.1, whole genome shotgun sequence, a single genomic region encodes these proteins:
- the LOC133784683 gene encoding rust resistance kinase Lr10-like: LYIRVTFLYTIILIILAVEILAPRTTIGISFIIGLVIYKWRRRHLSAYDVIEKFLQSQNNLIPIIYAYSEIKKMSKDFKIKLGEGGFGSVYEGTLRSGHFVAIKMLGKSKNSWQDFINEVSTIGRIHHVNVVRLVGFCVEGSKRALVYEYMPKGSLNNHIFLIDQEINNSLCDGKIFDISLGIARGIEYLHQGCDMQILHFDIKPHNILLDENFIPKISDFGLARLCPLENSIVSLTTVRGTTGYIAPKLFYKNIGGVSHKADVYSFGMLLIEMASRRKNLNTQAEHSSQMYFPLWVYDHVKKERKIVQEDITNEEDEEEITKKMIVVALWCIQLKPCDRPSMSKVIEMLEGDVECLEMPPKPCLYPQESYNNAEATTEDT; this comes from the coding sequence TTATATATAAGAGTGACATTTTTATATACTATTATTCTGATAATCCTTGCAGTTGAGATTCTAGCACCAAGAACAACAATTGGAATTTCATTTATTATTGGTCTTGTCATTTATAAGTGGCGTAGACGACATTTGTCAGCATACGATGTCATTGAAAAATTTCTACAAAGTCAAAACAATCTCATACCAATTATATATGCATATTCAGAGATTAAGAAGatgtctaaagactttaaaattaaattagGTGAAGGAGGATTTGGCTCTGTATATGAAGGAACGCTTCGTAGTGGTCATTTTGTGGCAATAAAGATGTTGGGAAAATCCAAAAATAGTTGGCAAGACTTTATTAATGAAGTTTCTACTATTGGAAGGATTCACCATGTCAATGTTGTGCGACTAGTAGGTTTTTGTGTGGAAGGTTCAAAGCGTGCTCTTGTATATGAATACATGCCCAAAGGATCTTTGAATAACCATATTTTTTTGATAGACCAAGAAATAAATAATTCCTTATGCGACGGAAAAATATTTGATATCTCACTTGGAATTGCTCGCGGTATTGAGTATCTTCACCAAGGATGTGATATGCAAATTTTGCATTTTGATATTAAACCTCACAACATTCTTTTGGATGAAAATTTTATTCCCAAGATTTCAGACTTTGGTCTAGCAAGATTATGCCCTTTGGAGAATAGCATTGTGTCTTTAACTACAGTTAGAGGAACCACCGGATACATAGCTccaaaattattttacaaaaacaTTGGAGGAGTCTCCCACAAAGCAGATGTATATAGTTTTGGAATGTTGTTGATAGAAATGGCTAGTAGAAGGAAAAACTTGAACACACAAGCAGAGCATTCAAGCCAAATGTATTTTCCTTTATGGGTGTATGACCATGTCAAGAAAGAACGGAAGATAGTACAAGAAGACATTACAAATgaggaagatgaagaagaaataacaAAAAAGATGATTGTGGTTGCATTATGGTGTATACAATTGAAGCCTTGTGATCGCCCTTCCATGAGCAAAGTCATAGAGATGTTAGAGGGTGATGTTGAATGTTTAGAAATGCCTCCAAAGCCTTGCTTGTATCCACAAGAATCTTATAATAACGCCGAGGCTACCACTGAAGATACATGA
- the LOC133784684 gene encoding disease resistance protein RPV1-like, which translates to MLSQKKLLDKQVLRNIVRGNENIYDLQILNEEEALKLFLLHAFKRENVEEKEIEFSRKFVDYAKGLPIAFKVLGSGLYLKSMNAWQSLLSKLKQVEPNQGVQKVLKVSFDGLEEKEKSVFLDIACFFRGDEKYFVKDILDDCGSFDADVGVLVDKCLITIFKSKSIFGGNKEILQMHDLLQEMGQSIARGSDRNHLQNHSRLWMSKDICHVLKNNMNLNCLPNLSKANLQNLFLNGCTSLVDLPPLRFHNIPDNAEKQSKVMHREYKYNHSMHKYIVEKDSYNEDKNIFTNLLHYKWRKEDYSCLLDLKGCSKLRSLSEMSGNIKFICLRSTAIKELHSSIGYLKNLLVLDLGHCEWIKNLPTSIRNLESLEYLDMIGCKSIKKFPELPRNIKVLHLSGTSIQRVDIPSFECLPCLHILNMNSCKELESLPTSICKLKSLVTLDLGFCSQLKSFPEILEPMEKLEKLNLEETRIEETPSTIENLVVLDELNLNYCKNLKCLPTTICKLKSLTKLYILHCSQFKSFPEILEPMEKLKKLNLDGTGIEEMPSTIENLVVLDELNLRYCKNLKCIPTTICKLKSLTKLYINGCSQFKSFPEILEPMEKLKKLHLSESGIEEMPSTIENLVVLDELHLLRCKNLKCIPTTICKLKSLKKLHILGCSQFKSFPEILEPMDKLKKLNLDGTGIEEMPSTIENLVVLDQLSLCDCKNLKCIPTTLCKLKSLTRLYINGCSQLKSFPEILEPMENLEKLYLDGTRIEVLPPSIERLVTLKHLRLTRCKDLKSIPTNIYNMRNISKIYINDSELKNLSYCGFSSLILSGPSEAIASQLRAEVQNSKCRSSCPITSINVLFRLHSDGLKCGADIPFACCECFLFYSVHNILASQYFEYNIYQCREISKILGDKYLISRVQASFCYSGNAIPRWFTYQSVGSSIEVNLVPSSDNYFSFLGFAICIVVDFDPCTSNPDVVDLNCEYHFRSNDGQSSKFCSIPPTQKATHDSDGDSNVDNNDILDCSSGTVFISYLYRKGIWRFLSKVDKAFFEFYFGESKDSIGKGRIKQCGVRLVYRQDAKEFDRAEPYI; encoded by the exons ATGCTAAGTCAGAAAAAGTTGCT AGATAAACAAGTACTTCGAAATATTGTTAGAGGCAACGAAAACATATACGACTTACAGATACTAAATGAAGAAGAAGCTCTTAAACTCTTCTTGTTGCATGCTTTCAAAAGGGAAAATGTTGAAGAAAAGGAGATAGAATTTTCAAGAAAGTTTGTAGACTATGCTAAAGGTCTTCCAATTGCTTTTAAAGTCTTGGGTTCTGGTCTTTATTTAAAGAGTATGAATGCATGGCAAAGCTTGTTGAGTAAGCTGAAACAAGTAGAACCCAATCAAGGAGTACAAAAGGTACTAAAAGTAAGTTTTGATGGACTggaagaaaaagagaagagcgTGTTTCTTGATATAGCATGTTTCTTTCGAGGTGATGAGAAATATTTTGTGAAAGATATATTGGATGATTGTGGTTCTTTTGATGCTGATGTTGGAGTTCTTGTTGACAAGTGTTTGATAACTATATTTAAAAGTAAAAGCATATTTGGTGGTAATAAGGAAATTCTTCAAATGCATGATTTGTTACAAGAAATGGGCCAGTCCATTGCTCGTGGGTCAGATCGTAATCATTTGCAAAATCATAGTAGATTATGGATGTCTAAAGATATTTGTCACGTCTTGAAGAATAATATG AATCTGAATTGTCTCCCAAATCTCTCTAAAGCGAATCTTCAAAATCTGTTCCTTAATGGTTGTACAAGTTTAGTTGACCTTCCCCCGTTAAGGTTTCACAACATTCCTGATAATGCAGAGAAACAATCTAAAGTCATGCACCGAGAATATAAATATAATCATTCAATGCACAAATATATTGTAGAGAAAGATTCTTACAATGAAGACAAGAATATATTCACAAATTTATTGCACTATAAGTGGAGAAAAGAGGACTATAGTTGCTTGCTTGATCTCAAAGGGTGCTCCAAACTCAGAAGTCTTTCAGAGATGTCTGGTAATATAAAATTCATATGTTTGCGTTCAACTGCAATAAAAGAATTGCACTCCTCAATTGGCTATCTCAAAAATCTTCTTGTGCTTGATCTCGGTCATTGTGAATGGATCAAGAATCTTCCAACTAGTATTCGTAATTTGGAGTCATTGGAATACCTAGATATGATTGGATGTAAATCCATTAAAAAGTTTCCTGAGCTTCCAAGAAATATAAAAGTATTACATTTGAGTGGAACATCAATACAACGAGTGGATATACCATCATTTGAGTGTCTACCTTGTCTCCATATTTTAAACATGAATAGTTGTAAAGAGCTTGAAAGCCTCCCAACTAGCATATGTAAGTTGAAGTCTCTTGTGACACTAGATCTTGGATTCTGCTCACAATTGAAAAGTTTTCCAGAAATCTTGGAGCCTATGGAGAAGCTAGAGAAGCTTAATTTAGAAGAAACAAGGATTGAAGAGACGCCATCAACAATAGAGAATCTTGTTGTGCTTGATGAGTTAAACTTGAACTACTGCAAAAATCTCAAGTGTCTTCCAACCACCATTTGCAAGCTGAAGTCTCTTACAAAATTATATATTCTTCATTGCTCACAATTCAAAAGCTTTCCAGAAATATTGGAGCCTATGGAGAAGCTAAAGAAGCTTAATTTAGATGGAACAGGGATTGAAGAGATGCCATCAACAATAGAGAATCTTGTTGTGCTTGATGAGTTAAACTTGCGCTACTGCAAAAATCTCAAGTGTATTCCAACCACCATTTGCAAGCTAAAGTCTcttacaaaattatatattaatggTTGCTCACAATTCAAAAGTTTTCCAGAAATCTTGGAGCCTATGGAGAAGCTAAAGAAACTTCATTTAAGTGAAAGTGGGATTGAAGAGATGCCGTCAACAATAGAGAATCTTGTTGTGCTTGATGAGCTACACTTGTTGAGGTGCAAAAATCTCAAGTGTATTCCAACCACCATTTGCAAGCTGAAGTCTCTTAAAAAATTACATATTCTTGGTTGCTCACAATTCAAAAGCTTTCCAGAAATATTGGAGCCTATGGATAAGCTAAAGAAGCTTAATTTAGATGGAACAGGGATTGAAGAGATGCCATCAACAATAGAGAATCTTGTTGTGCTTGATCAGCTAAGCTTGTGTGATTGCAAAAATCTCAAGTGTATTCCAACCACCCTTTGCAAGCTGAAGTCTCTTACAAGATTATATATTAATGGTTGCTCACAATTGAAAAGCTTTCCAGAAATATTGGAGCCTATGGAGAATCTAGAGAAGCTTTATTTAGATGGAACAAGGATTGAAGTGCTACCACCATCAATTGAACGTCTAGTTACTCTTAAACATTTAAGATTAACTAGATGTAAAGATCTCAAGTCTATTCCAACCAACATCTACAATATGAGAAACATTTCTAAAATCTATATTAATGACTCAGAACTCAAAAATTTGTCATATTGTGGTTTTTCCTCATTAATACTATCAGGTCCCAGTGAAGCCATTGCTAGTCAATTACGTGCAGAAGTTCAAAATTCCAAGTGCAGAAGTTCTTGCCCTATCACAAGTATAAATGTTTTATTCAGATTACATTCTGATGGACTCAAATGTGGCGCCGACATTCCATTCGCTTGTTGTGAGTGCTTTCTATTTTACTCAGTGCATAATATTTTGGCGAGCCAGTATTTTGAGTATAATATTTACCAGTGTCGCGAAATTTCCAAAATTTTGGGTGATAAG TATTTAATAAGTCGGGTTCAAGCAAGTTTTTGCTATTCAGGAAATGCAATTCCTCGATGGTTTACTTATCAATCTGTGGGTTCATCAATAGAAGTAAACTTGGTTCCCTCTTCGGATAATTATTTCAGCTTCTTAGGCTTTGCTATATGCATTGTCGTTGATTTTGATCCGTGCACTTCAAATCCTGATGTGGTGGACTTAAATTGTGAATACCATTTCAGAAGCAATGATGGTCAAAGTTCCAAATTCTGTTCAATTCCACCGACACAAAAAGCTACTCATGATTCTGATGGAGATTCTAATGTAGACAACAATGACATTTTAGACTGTTCATCGGGCACTGTGTTCATATCGTATCTTTACCGAAAAGGTATTTGGAGATTTTTATCTAAAGTTGACAAGGCTTTCTTTGAATTTTACTTTGGGGAATCAAAGGATAGCATCGGCAAAGGGAGAATAAAACAATGTGGAGTTCGCTTGGTATATCGCCAAGATGCAAAGGAGTTTGATAGAGCAGAACCATACATTTAA
- the LOC133781635 gene encoding TMV resistance protein N-like — protein sequence MNEDVSDPHPNINHVDLSLKPSMDADDDQHQKKKKKKKYDVLISFRGEDTSKTITSHLDNALKERGTETYIDYKLERGEEISKALLDAIEDSKCSVVIFSKNYATSSWCLDELEHIIQCKKEQMQIVLPVFYNVDPINVRSQKESYADAFVKLEQRFPDTKTQKWRSALTEAAHLSGWHISEKDNRNDADLVDEIVKHIRGKLKTPSSIDYLEKGLVGINERIDDLDKLLAKASKVGICGMGGLGKTTLAEVVFERSHHQFDHGCILKDVREQIEKKWIKLYGNRFCQKTIKGRNWRFG from the exons ATGAATGAAGATGTGTCTGATCCCCACCCAAATATCAATCATGTTGACCTCTCTTTGAAGCCAAGTATGGATGCAGATGATGATCAGcatcagaagaagaagaagaagaagaagtacgATGTTCTTATCAGTTTCAGAGGAGAAGATACCAGCAAAACTATTACTAGTCATCTTGATAATGCACTCAAGGAAAGAGGGACTGAAACGTACATTGACTATAAACTTGAGAGAGGAGAAGAGATTTCCAAAGCTCTTTTGGATGCCATTGAGGACTCCAAATGCTCTGTAGTTATTTTCTCCAAAAATTATGCTACTTCGTCGTGGTGCTTGGATGAGCTTGAGCATATTATCCAATGTAAGAAAGAGCAGATGCAAATTGTTCTGCCCGTGTTTTATAATGTTGATCCAATTAATGTGCGCAGTCAGAAAGAAAGTTATGCAGATGCGTTTGTGAAACTTGAACAGCGTTTCCCTGATACCAAAACACAAAAATGGAGGAGTGCTCTAACTGAAGCAGCTCATCTTTCTGGATGGCACATTTCAGAAAAGGACAACAG GAATGATGCTGACTTAGTTGACGAAATTGTCAAACATATTAGAGGGAAATTGAAAACTCCATCTTCAATTGATTATTTAGAGAAAGGCTTAGTTGGAATCAATGAGCGTATTGATGATCTCGACAAATTGTTAGCAAAAGCTTCCAAGGTAGGAATTTGTGGCATGGGTGGGCTGGGTAAGACCACCCTAGCTGAAGTTGTATTCGAACGGTCTCATCATCAATTTGATCATGGGTGCATTTTAAAAGATGTTCGAGAACAAATCGAAAAAAAATGGATCAAATTATATGGAAATAGATTTTGTCAAAAGACTATCAAAGGAAGAAATTGGAGATTTGGATGA